In the Borrelia turicatae 91E135 genome, one interval contains:
- a CDS encoding methyl-accepting chemotaxis protein has protein sequence MYKFSFFGKKKSDMSNSFKNESLKNIENDNQSLNMCEYKVPVKEMIQGFYHARSSISNVLVRIEFLYKNLFFNFENIGKIFESLIEKTNNARSQVSVIFEDIEKNNEEKLKRVSAVIVGVQGSLETINSFLGATNMISLNAKLEAARAKEYGKGFSVVADEIKRLSDQAKSVMSMISVKEIEQVSKDLISKNIKELQLDIDNFFSNLIGELISLGDLFKHFISQQNEFSTLIGELENVEASVSYLARNCDSLSSSEIFMYSNDEFLKELEFSISEQMSWMSIVRAIVENQKRMPIQTDPMKHGFGLFYKGLIPRASKVRAVWEDIYSCYLNIHKLVVEIVKVFAQDSSDDIDLRRAKDFLVQAEGLSDEIVSKLESVKKIVVECENQGISIFE, from the coding sequence ATGTATAAATTTTCATTTTTTGGTAAGAAAAAATCTGATATGTCTAATTCATTTAAGAATGAATCTTTGAAAAATATAGAAAATGATAATCAATCTTTAAATATGTGTGAATATAAGGTTCCTGTTAAAGAGATGATACAAGGATTTTATCATGCTAGGTCTTCTATTAGTAATGTATTAGTTCGTATTGAATTTTTATATAAAAACTTATTCTTTAACTTTGAGAATATTGGTAAGATCTTTGAATCGCTTATTGAGAAGACAAATAATGCTCGTAGTCAAGTGAGTGTTATTTTTGAAGATATTGAGAAGAATAATGAAGAAAAATTGAAAAGAGTTAGTGCTGTTATTGTAGGTGTGCAAGGAAGTTTGGAGACCATCAATAGTTTTTTAGGTGCAACTAATATGATTTCTCTTAATGCTAAGCTTGAAGCAGCAAGAGCAAAAGAGTATGGAAAAGGTTTTTCTGTTGTTGCTGATGAGATTAAACGGCTCTCAGATCAGGCAAAGAGTGTTATGAGTATGATTTCTGTTAAGGAAATTGAACAAGTATCTAAGGATTTAATTTCTAAAAATATTAAGGAGTTACAATTAGATATTGATAATTTTTTCTCAAATTTGATTGGAGAGCTTATCTCTCTTGGAGATTTATTTAAACATTTTATTAGTCAGCAAAATGAATTTTCAACGTTAATTGGTGAGCTTGAGAATGTTGAAGCTAGTGTTTCTTATTTAGCAAGGAATTGTGATTCTTTGTCTAGTTCTGAAATTTTTATGTATTCTAATGATGAATTTTTAAAAGAATTGGAATTTAGCATTTCAGAACAGATGTCTTGGATGAGTATCGTAAGAGCAATTGTTGAAAATCAAAAGAGAATGCCCATTCAAACTGATCCTATGAAACATGGATTTGGATTGTTTTATAAGGGACTTATTCCAAGGGCTTCCAAAGTTAGAGCAGTTTGGGAAGATATTTATTCTTGTTATTTAAATATTCATAAACTTGTTGTTGAGATAGTAAAAGTATTTGCACAAGATAGTTCTGATGATATCGATTTGAGGCGCGCAAAGGATTTTTTGGTACAAGCTGAAGGTTTATCAGATGAAATTGTTAGTAAACTTGAATCTGTTAAAAAAATAGTGGTTGAATGTGAAAATCAGGGTATTAGTATTTTTGAATAA